A genomic window from Streptomyces broussonetiae includes:
- a CDS encoding thiamine pyrophosphate-requiring protein has protein sequence MSKKVSDHVLERLREWGVEHVFAYPGDGINGLLAAWGRAENNPQFVQARHEEMAAFEAVGYAKFSGKVGVCAATSGPGAIHLLNGLYDAKLDHVPVVAIVGQTNRSAMGGSYQQEIDLLSLYKDVASDFCEMVTVPEQLPNVIDRAMRTAMARRSVTAVIIPADVQELDYSPPEHAFKMVPSSLGMPHYAPVPSDEDLTRAAEVLNAGEKVAILVGQGARGARQEVMALADRLGAGVAKALLGKDALDDDLPYVSGAIGLLGTRPSYELMTGCDTLLVIGSSFPYTQFLPEFGQARAVQIDIDPHMVGMRYPFEVNLVGDARETLSRLLPLVDGAKDTSWRRKIEKDTARWWEVMQRRAAVDADPINPEYVVHALSGLLPENVILSSDSGSAANWYARHLKLRGAMRGSLSGTLATMGPGVPYAIGAKFAHGDRPAIALVGDGAMQMNGMAELITIAKYYRQWEDPRLIVAVLNNRDLNQVTWEMRAMEGAPQFLPSQSIPDFAYADFARLAGLDGMRIEKPTDVQGAWEAALAADKPCVLDFVTDPAVPPIPPHATLDQIEAAATAVLKGDSDRAAVVRQGFKAKVQEFLPGHRSREDRPGAKDDR, from the coding sequence ATGTCGAAGAAGGTCTCCGATCACGTTCTCGAGCGTCTGCGCGAGTGGGGAGTGGAGCACGTCTTCGCCTACCCAGGTGACGGCATCAACGGGCTGCTCGCGGCATGGGGCCGAGCCGAGAACAACCCACAGTTCGTCCAGGCACGCCACGAAGAGATGGCCGCCTTCGAAGCCGTCGGCTACGCCAAGTTCTCCGGCAAGGTCGGCGTCTGCGCCGCCACCTCCGGTCCCGGCGCGATCCACCTGCTCAACGGCCTGTACGACGCCAAGCTCGACCACGTTCCGGTCGTCGCGATCGTCGGCCAGACCAACCGCAGTGCCATGGGCGGCTCCTACCAGCAGGAGATCGACCTGCTCAGCCTGTACAAGGACGTTGCTTCCGACTTCTGTGAGATGGTCACCGTCCCCGAGCAGCTTCCCAACGTGATCGACCGGGCGATGCGCACCGCCATGGCCCGACGATCGGTCACGGCCGTGATCATCCCCGCTGACGTGCAGGAACTGGACTACTCCCCGCCCGAGCACGCCTTCAAGATGGTCCCCTCCAGCCTCGGCATGCCCCACTACGCGCCGGTGCCCTCCGATGAGGATCTCACCCGCGCCGCCGAGGTGCTCAACGCGGGCGAGAAGGTTGCCATCCTCGTCGGACAGGGCGCCCGCGGCGCCCGGCAGGAGGTCATGGCGCTCGCCGACCGCCTGGGTGCCGGCGTGGCCAAGGCGCTGCTGGGCAAGGACGCTCTCGACGACGACCTTCCCTACGTCAGCGGCGCGATCGGTCTGCTGGGCACCCGGCCGTCGTACGAGCTGATGACCGGCTGCGACACCCTACTCGTCATCGGCTCCTCCTTCCCCTACACCCAGTTTCTGCCGGAGTTCGGTCAGGCACGGGCCGTGCAGATCGACATCGACCCGCACATGGTCGGCATGCGCTACCCGTTCGAGGTCAACCTCGTCGGTGACGCCCGCGAGACGCTGAGCCGGCTCCTGCCCCTCGTCGACGGGGCCAAGGACACCAGCTGGCGTAGGAAGATCGAGAAGGACACCGCCCGCTGGTGGGAGGTCATGCAGCGCCGCGCGGCGGTCGACGCCGACCCGATCAACCCCGAGTACGTCGTCCACGCACTGAGCGGCCTGCTGCCCGAGAACGTCATCCTGTCATCGGACTCGGGATCGGCCGCGAACTGGTACGCCCGGCACCTGAAGCTGCGCGGCGCCATGCGCGGTTCGCTGTCCGGCACCCTGGCCACCATGGGGCCCGGTGTGCCCTACGCCATCGGCGCCAAGTTCGCTCACGGCGACCGCCCGGCCATCGCGCTGGTCGGTGACGGAGCGATGCAGATGAACGGCATGGCCGAACTCATCACCATCGCCAAGTACTACCGGCAGTGGGAAGACCCACGCCTGATCGTGGCCGTGCTGAACAACCGCGACCTCAACCAGGTCACCTGGGAGATGCGCGCCATGGAGGGCGCCCCGCAGTTCCTGCCCTCCCAGTCCATCCCCGACTTCGCCTACGCCGACTTCGCCCGGCTGGCCGGCCTGGACGGAATGCGGATCGAGAAGCCGACCGACGTCCAGGGCGCCTGGGAGGCGGCGCTCGCCGCCGACAAACCCTGCGTACTGGACTTCGTCACCGACCCGGCCGTGCCACCCATCCCCCCGCACGCCACTCTCGACCAGATCGAGGCCGCCGCGACGGCCGTCCTCAAGGGCGACAGCGACCGGGCCGCCGTGGTCCGCCAGGGCTTCAAGGCCAAGGTGCAGGAGTTCCTGCCCGGTCACCGCTCCCGCGAGGACCGACCCGGCGCGAAAGACGACAGGTGA
- a CDS encoding SDR family oxidoreductase — MPQTVVITGASAGIGRATARLYARRGANVLLIARGRAGLEAAAKEVESLGGHPLIQVADTADAAQLEAAAQAAEQTFGPIDVWINCAFTSVFAPFDEIAAAEYDRVTQVSYLGFVNGTRTALKRMLPRDAGTIVQVGSALGERSIPLQSAYCGAKHAINGFTSSLRTELLHRGSNVHVTIAQMPAVNTPQFSWVRSRLPQHPQPVPPIYQPEVAARGVVHAADHPRRKQYYIGATTVATIWANRLAPALLDRYLARTGFDSQQTDLWPPTGASNLFEPVDRTKDSDHGAHGVFDEQAHSSSLEAALSRHPAAAAAGLALGIAALATAWLHRHTRVS, encoded by the coding sequence ATGCCACAGACCGTCGTCATCACCGGCGCCAGCGCCGGCATCGGCCGCGCCACCGCCCGCCTCTACGCCAGGCGCGGCGCCAACGTGCTGCTGATCGCCCGGGGCCGCGCCGGCTTGGAGGCTGCCGCGAAGGAGGTCGAGTCCCTCGGCGGTCATCCACTCATCCAGGTCGCCGACACCGCCGACGCCGCCCAGCTCGAAGCCGCCGCCCAGGCGGCCGAACAGACCTTCGGGCCCATCGACGTGTGGATCAACTGCGCGTTCACCAGTGTCTTTGCGCCCTTCGACGAGATCGCCGCCGCCGAGTACGACCGTGTGACCCAGGTGTCCTACCTAGGCTTCGTCAACGGCACCCGGACGGCGCTGAAACGGATGCTGCCCCGTGATGCCGGCACCATCGTGCAAGTGGGCTCCGCTCTGGGGGAGCGGTCGATCCCCCTGCAGTCCGCGTACTGCGGCGCCAAGCACGCCATCAACGGCTTCACCTCCTCCCTGCGCACCGAACTGCTGCACCGAGGCAGCAACGTGCACGTCACCATCGCCCAGATGCCCGCCGTCAACACCCCGCAGTTCTCCTGGGTCCGCTCCCGTCTGCCCCAGCATCCCCAGCCCGTACCGCCGATCTACCAGCCCGAGGTCGCCGCCCGGGGCGTCGTACACGCCGCCGACCATCCGCGGCGCAAGCAGTACTACATCGGCGCCACCACGGTGGCGACCATCTGGGCCAACCGCCTGGCCCCTGCCCTGCTCGACCGCTACCTGGCCCGCACCGGCTTCGATTCCCAACAGACCGACCTGTGGCCCCCGACCGGAGCGAGCAACCTTTTCGAGCCGGTCGACCGGACAAAGGACAGCGACCACGGCGCCCACGGCGTCTTCGACGAGCAGGCGCACAGCTCGTCCCTCGAAGCTGCCCTGAGCCGCCACCCAGCCGCAGCCGCCGCAGGCCTCGCACTCGGCATCGCAGCCCTGGCGACGGCCTGGCTGCACAGACACACCCGCGTCTCGTGA
- a CDS encoding DUF488 family protein, translating into MPKLGGRRYTPDRVPSLDGAWQVKALRDYADCIATDEFKEGLDELLDLSEHERPAIMCSDAVP; encoded by the coding sequence ATACCGAAACTGGGAGGCCGACGGTACACCCCCGATCGCGTACCGAGCCTGGATGGCGCTTGGCAGGTCAAAGCCCTCCGTGATTACGCCGACTGCATAGCCACTGACGAGTTCAAGGAGGGCCTGGATGAGCTGCTGGACCTCTCCGAACACGAACGTCCTGCGATCATGTGCAGCGATGCAGTCCCTTGA